One region of Oryza sativa Japonica Group chromosome 10, ASM3414082v1 genomic DNA includes:
- the LOC4349371 gene encoding uncharacterized protein isoform X4: protein MDYDDSDFQSQNFQLAGEDNNKFPAGLRQFPLPKLDIDDQLQSHLRFDNLIDSEGLFSGQGHGNSWIEVLSTGSSVVDFSSSAAESCSINRTNNVWSEATSTESVEMLLKSVGENEMTGNMDENAHHQISGMDSKTDPSNMPSKTSDSPTGNIIVPAENDKSQSTRSEMAEDPSRIQPQLEHIRPFSVDDKAEQAVGSTLSDRKSNYTLESVSERCIVSGRSSSPKKTSESCPDVGSYFEVVHDDDSLDNLNIQSDGVGSRKLNNEPFSDLAPLQNIYTTSSYHFEQDNQESGVGVTTQGSEICHTNENKDGLHDLQNLSCTSQHLGSSNLTSEVSNETLLSGSSDGLLEAITNPVKMLHRSDDTSKRASATLQSSFLQVEHASEGTKGSIDRSSEPAMKKFGASEEPNSAKSQGEPDLKNSSPHLVIPLPTISGEFIQSPKGKQLAHVAGVSEETKYDRVDDTNHSTSDDSKLAMLEQLQDSVDNLSSGVMEEKTIRGQISAVSGNVVHVVKSGHCEKVAVSTSTTDDKFESPGDIVPDNSSACLPDEKDPSITVNHEVSFKEGVVPALEDDPEKMSSMNHEEPLKEDDKSTLEVGEHNTTSPVSEPLLMGSTGSVNPNIDTICSSGTDAVAETPQCEEQATSSGSLTTNATQDKLGDHPDACPPKVLTTGPLMQPEDHEDLVAPSSVLGASSEKGEQNNGKVPLNGMDDSGVQLQDKVLSHGGDRTLVTVSSENKNGLEHGTGEGSCTDATCGSPTVISCNESCPEEDGQGSNALLHHKQTEPPKDPKDHTASTNNSHVSKEGSSRNVKPTLTSEETHTAEDKSFSFEVGAPLNITEKAHAPAWSPLPRPEVAQSPEVTTGIPKPGNPSNHGSDESKNLAIVETSKEQLSGRKVVGSAEGSSVSSHIGHITKAKSTPLEQEQQHPTPDVNALGHQPFTDLQHVQLRAQIFVYGALIQGMPPAESYMVSAFGEPACGRKPPWGTLLQAALERYNSQRSSLTGLETPTSSHIGSRVTEKASRSTAVKTAPASKKGGKTVLPAHTAVPLHLPTLNMSPLGSSALSLPRGTHLDFGQAVSPVFPYSSQTRQPTSGVASWFPQSPGGRAAPWLVQPQNLIFDSSMKPPVPASANETAKGASSKNISISQAVSPVAFPPNQAPSTISPLAVIPEEKQKASVSTSKRGATPQKSRKRKKAPASPEQPIIAPLLKTDIASVTPATQHTPGFTLSTHSPSNILASGLVSNTGLVTPVPNYQITGIKDAEQRIFSEQISGAIEQSMGQAKGAGVHAMDAVRHAEGIWSHLSTNSKGKLPAEVEEKLTSAAAAASAAVSVAKAAAEAAKMASEAALQAKMMAEEVLSSTYANSSQKHDAGEFKVSNNLASFSSLTPTSSWKTKDDISKGSIISVAREVARKRVEEAAAAAKRAENLDAILKAAELAAEAVFKAGTIIGMGEPLPFTLSELLEAGPDGYWKSDQVRNKKATKLELPTDFSKSGRKRGGKAKHDHAIQNLEPSSSGKGLQLDVVHSGNVAEDVPTIAPVNGNRNDAAPNIIWNGIEKGSAVEVLVHKGESGVAWFSAKVLDINNDSACISYDSHTEETGLRKEWVPLRQEGEKAPQIRLAHPATVSRFKGTRKRRRDTSGNYSWAIGDHVDVLIEDSWREGIISRNRDGDETKLTVQFSGTSDSLVVDAWNLRPSLVWNDGQWIEWSRGKTVDCNKGDSPHEKRQRTKGNDHVPIGGAAAGPSMDTSTNAAAKPEEPKPLALSDRDMVFNIGKRVVESKTDGVAFKRPGLRKEGSRVVGVPKPGKKKKFMEVSKHYDADQADKISEGNASTRPVKHLVPNVPRPREGTSKVDQKGKRIGEMRSRVPKSTKSQDGATNIIPGKGPLSMSAPSTGVFESSHTFIGSTIGSSNNMNLSVEKNSSVHGVGLRSEDSSVSEPHIQAASAAPTSRKNLTTTDRAKRKLVPSMDNSNRTTNKTSEIPGKSADSTEPRRSNRRIQPTSRLLEGLQSSLIVSKVPGEKGPRTNYRSASSRGRNLG from the exons ATGGATTATGATGATTCTGATTTTCAGAGCCAGAATTTCCAGTTAGCTGGTGAAGACAACAATAAATTCCCAGCAGGTCTGCGGCAATTTCCACTGCCCAAACTTGACATCGACGACCAACTACAAAGCCACCTCAGATTTGATAACCTAATTGATTCAGAGGGACTTTTTAGCGGACAAGGTCACGGCAACAGTTGGATTGAGGTTTTGTCCACTGGAAGTAGTGTTGTTGATTTTAGTTCTAGTGCTGCTGAATCTTGCTCTATAAATAGGACAAATAATGTATGGTCTGAGGCAACATCCACTGAATCTGTGGAAATGTTATTGAAGTCAGTGGGTGAAAATGAGATGACCGGTAACATGGATGAGAACGCACATCATCAGATTAGTGGAATGGACAGTAAAACTGATCCATCCAACATGCCGTCCAAAACAAGTGATTCTCCCACAGGCAACATTATAGTACCAGCTGAGAATGATAAGTCTCAGAGCACTCGTTCGGAAATGGCAGAAGATCCTTCAAGGATTCAGCCTCAGCTTGAGCATATCAGACCTTTCTCAGTGGATGACAAAGCTGAACAAGCAGTAGGTTCAACTTTATCAGACAGAAAATCTAACTATACGCTGGAATCTGTTTCTGAGAGGTGCATAGTGAGTGGGAGGTCTTCTTCTCCAAAGAAAACATCAGAAAGCTGTCCAGATGTTGGCAGCTATTTTGAGGTGGTCCATGATGACGATTCTTTGGACAACCTCAACATACAGTCAGATGGAGTAGGTTCTAGAAAGTTGAATAATGAACCCTTCTCAGACTTGGCACCATTACAGAACATTTATACTACCAGCTCATATCACTTTGAGCAGGACAATCAAGAATCAGGAGTTGGTGTTACCACTCAAGGTTCAGAAATATGCCACACGAATGAAAATAAAGATGGACTTCATGATTTGCAAAATTTGTCATGTACAAGCCAGCATTTGGGTTCTTCAAACTTAACTAGTGAAGTTAGCAATGAAACTTTATTGTCGGGAAGTTCTGATGGATTACTGGAGGCCATCACAAATCCAGTAAAGATGCTGCACAGGAGTGATGACACTAGTAAGAGAGCCAGTGCTACACTGCAATCATCTTTCTTACAAGTCGAGCATGCATCAGAAGGCACAAAAGGTTCTATTGACAGGAGCAGTGAGCCCGCCATGAAGAAATTTGGTGCTAGTGAAGAACCCAATTCTGCTAAATCTCAAGGTGAGccagatttgaaaaattctaGTCCTCATCTTGTCATTCCTTTGCCAACCATAAGTGGTGAGTTTATTCAGTCTCCAAAAGGAAAACAGCTTGCTCATGTTGCTGGAGTTTCTGAAGAAACCAAATATGACAGGGTGGATGATACGAACCATAGCACTAGTGATGACTCAAAACTTGCCATGTTGGAGCAGCTTCAAGATTCTGTTGATAATCTATCTAGTGGTGTTATGGAAGAGAAGACAATCAGAGGGCAAATCTCAGCTGTTTCAGGGAACGTTGTACATGTAGTGAAAAGTGGTCATTGTGAAAAAGTTGCAGTTTCTACCAGTACAACAGATGATAAGTTTGAGTCACCGGGTGATATTGTGCCTGACAATTCTTCAGCTTGTTTACCTGATGAAAAAGACCCAAGCATCACAGTTAACCACGAGGTGTCATTCAAGGAAGGTGTTGTGCCTGCATTAGAAGACGATCCTGAGAAAATGTCCTCAATGAATCATGAGGAGCCATTGAAGGAAGATGATAAATCTACTTTAGAAGTTGGAGAACACAATACCACATCTCCTGTTTCTGAGCCCTTGCTGATGGGATCAACAGGATCAGTGAATCCGAACATTGATACTATTTGTAGCAGTGGTACTGATGCTGTTGCAGAAACACCACAATGCGAAGAACAGGCCACTTCTTCGGGTAGTTTGACCACAAATGCAACTCAGGATAAACTAG GTGATCATCCAGACGCTTGTCCACCGAAAGTCTTGACTACTGGGCCTTTGATGCAACCTGAGGATCATGAAGATTTAGTTGCACCATCCTCTGTCTTGGGTGCCTCGTCTGAAAAGGGTGAACAAAATAACGGAAAAGTTCCCTTGAATGGGATGGATGATTCGGGTGTGCAGTTACAAG ATAAGGTATTAAGTCATGGTGGAGATCGTACTCTTGTTACTGTTTCATCAGAGAATAAGAATGGCTTAGAACATGGGACTGGTGAAGGAAGCTGCACTGATGCTACATGTGGTTCGCCTACAGTGATTAGTTGCAATGAATCCTGTCCAGAAGAAGATGGGCAGGGCAGTAATGCTTTGCTTCATCACAAACAAACCGAACCACCCAAGGATCCTAAAGATCATACAGCTTCGACTAACAATTCCCATGTCTCAAAAGAAGGTTCTTCCAGAAATGTAAAACCTACTCTTACTTCGGAGGAGACGCATACAGCCGAAGATAAAAGTTTTTCATTTGAGGTTGGAGCTCCACTAAATATAACTGAGAAAGCTCATGCTCCTGCTTGGAGCCCATTGCCTCGACCTGAAGTTGCTCAGAGTCCCGAG GTAACCACTGGAATTCCTAAACCTGGAAATCCATCGAATCATGGTAGTGATGAAAGTAAGAATTTGGCGATTGTGGAGACCAGCAAAGAACAACTATCTGGAAGGAAAGTGGTTGGAAGTGCTGAGGGGTCTTCTGTAAGCTCACATATTGGTCATATCACTAAAGCCAAAAGTACACCACTAGAGCAGGAACAACAACATCCAACTCCTGATGTCAATG CTTTGGGGCACCAACCTTTCACAGATTTACAGCATGTGCAGCTACGTGCACAGATATTTGTTTATGGAGCTCTCAT TCAAGGAATGCCACCGGCAGAATCTTACATGGTGTCAGCTTTTGGAGAACCTG CATGTGGTCGTAAGCCTCCATGGGGGACACTTTTGCAAGCTGCTTTGGAAAGATATAATAGTCAGAGGTCATCTTTAACTGGCTTGGAGACTCCTACAAGCTCACATATAG GTAGCCGTGTGACGGAAAAAGCCAGTAGAAGCACAGCGGTTAAAACTGCACCAGCTAGCAAAAAGGGTGGCAAAACTGTGTTGCCAGCACATACTGCTGTGCCCCTTCATTTGCCAACTTTAAATATGTCTCCTCTTGGTAGTTCTGCTTTGAGCTTGCCACGAGGTACTCATCTGGATTTTGGCCAGGCTGTATCACCAGTATTCCCATACAGTTCACAGACAAGGCAGCCTACTTCTGGTGTTGCATCGTGGTTTCCCCAGAGCCCTGGTGGGCGCGCTGCCCCCTGGTTGGTTCAACCACAGAATTTGATATTTGATTCATCGATGAAACCGCCTGTGCCGGCAAGTGCAAATGAAACTGCAAAGGGAGCATCCTCTAAAAACATATCCATTTCACAAGCTGTTTCACCTGTTGCATTCCCTCCGAATCAGGCGCCTTCTACCATTTCTCCATTAGCAGTCATACCTGAGGAAAAACAGAAGGCATCGGTTTCTACTTCTAAGCGTGGAGCTACACCACAAAagtcaagaaaaagaaagaaagctcCAGCAAGTCCAGAACAACCTATCATTGCCCCTCTGCTCAAAACAGATATTGCATCTGTTACTCCTGCCACTCAGCATACACCAGGCTTCACCTTATCCACTCATTCTCCAAGCAATATTTTGGCCAGTGGGCTTGTTTCTAACACAGGCTTGGTCACCCCTGTGCCTAATTATCAGATTACTGGTATCAAGGATGCAGAGCAAAGAATCTTTTCAGAACAGATCTCTGGTGCAATAGAGCAATCAATGGGACAAGCAAAAGGGGCAGGTGTGCATGCGATGGATGCAGTTAGGCATGCTGAAGGTATTTGGAGCCACTTATCAACAAATTCGAAAGGCAAATTACCTGCAGAAGTAGAAGAGAAGCTTActtcagctgctgctgctgcttctgcagcAGTTTCTGTTGCAAAGGCAGCTGCTGAAGCTGCTAAGATGGCCTCAGAGGCTGCATTGCAGGCAAAAATGATGGCAGAGGAAGTCCTTTCTTCTACCTATGCAAATTCCTCTCAGAAGCATGATGCTGGTGAATTTAAAGTCAGTAACAACCTGGCTAGTTTCTCAAGTTTGACACCCACATCGTCttggaaaacaaaggatgaCATTTCCAAGGGTTCCATTATTTCAGTGGCACGGGAGGTTGCTAGAAAGAGGGTTGAagaggcagcagcagctgcaaaaCGTGCAGAAAACTTGGATGCCATTCTGAAAGCTGCAGAACTTGCTGCAGAGGCTGTGTTCAAAGCAGGAACCATCATTGGTATGGGTGAACCTTTACCTTTTACCCTTAGTGAGCTGTTGGAAGCTGGTCCTGATGGTTACTGGAAATCTGATCAAGTGAGGAATAAGAAGGCTACAAAATTGGAACTACCTACTGATTTTAGTAAATCTGGAAGGAAGCGTGGTGGCAAAGCTAAACATGACCATGCAATACAGAACTTAGAGCCATCTTCTAGTGGCAAAGGGTTGCAGCTAGATGTAGTGCATTCAG GGAACGTGGCTGAAGATGTTCCCACCATTGCTCCAGTCAATGGGAACAGAAATGATGCAGCACCGAACATAATCTGGAATGGCATTGAAAAGGGATCTGCTGTTGAG GTTTTAGTTCACAAGGGTGAGTCTGGAGTAGCTTGGTTTTCTGCCAAAGTTCTTGATATAAACAATGATAGTGCATGTATCAGCTACGACTCTCACACTGAAG AAACTGGTCTTCGCAAAGAATGGGTGCCATTGAGACAGGAAGGGGAGAAGGCACCTCAAATCCGCCTTGCTCATCCTGCAACTGTTTCTAGATTTAAAGGAACTAGGAAGCGCCGTAGGGACACATCAGGAAATTACTCTTGGGCTATTGGTGATCATGTGGACGTATTGATTGAAGATAG TTGGCGAGAGGGAATTATTTCTCGCAACCGTGATGGTGATGAAACAAAGCTTACCGTACAATTTTCAG GAACCAGTGATTCCTTAGTTGTTGATGCTTGGAATCTTCGCCCATCACTTGTTTGGAACGATGGGCAGTGGATAGAGTGGTCCCGAGGGAAGACGGTTGATTGTAATAAG GGTGATTCTCCTCATGAGAAACGGCAAAGAACAAAAGGTAATGATCATGTACCTATtggtggagcagcagcaggcccTTCTATGGATACGAGCACAAATGCTGCAGCAAAACCAGAGGAGCCAAAGCCATTGGCTTTATCTGATAGGGACATGGTTTTCAACATCGGAAAGAGGGTAGTTGAGAGTAAAACTGATGGTGTTGCTTTCAAGCGACCTGGACTTCGGAAAGAAGGATCACGGGTAGTTGGTGTTCCAAAACctggaaagaagaaaaagtttaTGGAAGTAAGCAAACACTATGATGCAGATCAAGCTGATAAAATTTCTGAGGGTAATGCATCTACCAGACCTGTGAAACATTTGGTGCCAAATGTGCCAAGACCACGGGAAGGTACTTCTAAAGTTGACCAGAAAGGAAAGAGGATAGGGGAGATGAGATCGAGAGTACCTAAATCTACAAAGTCTCAGGATGGTGCAACTAACATCATTCCTGGCAAGGGACCTTTATCCATGTCTGCCCCAAGCACTGGTGTTTTCGAAAGTAGTCATACATTTATAGGAAGTACAATAGGTTCTTCCAACAACATGAACCTCTCTGTAGAAAAGAATAGTTCTGTCCATGGCGTTGGCCTTAGATCTGAAGATTCTTCTGTTTCTGAACCACACATCCAAGCTGCATCTGCTGCTCCTACTTCCAGGAAGAATTTAACCACTACTGATCGAGCTAAAAGGAAACTTGTTCCTTCTATGGATAATTCGAACAGGACCACAAACAAAACATCTGAAATTCCAGGGAAGAGTGCTGATTCTACTGAACCCAGAAGGTCGAACCGCCGAATTCAACCAACCTCACGG TTACTGGAGGGTCTGCAGAGTTCCCTTATAGTTTCCAAAGTTCCAGGCGAAAAGGGTCCTAGGACTAACTACAGAAGTGCTTCCTCAAGAG GGCGAAACCTTGGCTGA